The nucleotide sequence accaaacaaaactaacGAGCCACAGCGTTCAGCCCTTTTTGAAAGCAATAAACTGTAGCAAGAGCTCCTGGATTTCCCCCCGTCAGTACACCTTTTGGGGTGTCCTCCTCTTGGTATCCATCTTGCCATGAAACAATCTTAGGTCTGGTTCACACTGGGGAGATGGAAGCTTGGCTGCAGATGTTAACAGATGTTTCCCTGCCTTCCCCAGGGAGTGGGTGCCCACTGATTCCTGTAACAAGATGCCTCAAGGGTTTAATCTCACAGCATCCAGAGGAGCTGCTCCACCTGGAGAGTTATTCGAGGCAACTCGATCACTGTCATTCCAGGGGAAAGGCTGGTGCTGGGCTGACAGTCATAGGCACTGCTCCGTTAAACCAGAATTAAAGTCTGCTGCTGCTTAAAGGGGAATGTTTCACTAGAGCCAGGAGGCAGCTTTCTTCATCCCTGCTCCATCAGCTGTTAGGATTCCTGTGAACTGCAAGCAGATGTTTGGCAAGGCGTGGTGCTCTCAATAACTAGCTCTTCTGTAGCACCTTTGACACGGTACATGCTTTACAAAAGAGCACCCAGGATCAACGGGGTCGCTCCAATCCACAGGTGCAGGGTGACATGAGGAGAGCACATGACCTCTCCAAAGGCACCCAAAGGTGAGATGTTCCACCACGGGATGGGCAGGTGAGTCACACGGCAACTCTGTGAGCTTCAGGCTTTCTGGAGACCAGCTACAGACCCCAAAGGGATGTCTGCATGACAAACAGAGTTGCTTTCAGAGTGGCAATGACCATGATGTATTAGTGCAGCATCCTACAGGGGCTCAGGTGGATTCTCTGCTTCTTACACCTGTGCAGGACTTTTAAGACATAGGTAAGCAGGGTGAGAAATACTATCACAGCACACATATTTCCCCTTTGACCTGATCTGGCTTCTCTCTCCTGCGATGACAAAATAAATGCCATGTCTGGGGGCGACAACAATTCAGCTGGACCAGGAAATAGTATATGGAGGGGTTAAAAtccaattctgtttttttcacatcCAGGTCACTTGTAATTCTGAATGGAGTCCTGCTACTTGGCAGTCACTTTAACATCATCAATAAACCTCCCAAGCAATCTGAGGCTGCAAGATTAGCAGCTACCACCCTGATGAGTTTATTTTATGCAGCTGAGATTAAGAAAAACAGTCTAAGGACGCAATCTGcaaattatcttaaaaaaaaaaaaggacttgaatTATTTGTCAGCTTTCTTCAGGTTGCACTTCAGCGGGCCAGCCAGGACATACTGCATCAACAGGCAGCGAAGCAGTGGGAGGCAAAGTGATAATCGGCTTTTGTGTTCTTTGATTATTGTTATCCAAACTAAACAAAGATTTGTGGTTTACTGGTGtccttcctttccctgtttttttttcagattaactgCTACACTGCGACGTTGTGTATATTAGCGATATTGTAGGAACCTGGTCAAGAGATAATCTCTGCACCCCATCTTAATGATTGCAACAacctttgtttaaaagaaatctgCTGCTTATCATGGACTTAAATTGCAAGCCTTTTGCAGCAGTAACACTGGCTTTTAAGTGTCTGTAAAAAGCCATAAATGCTTTAGAGGGTGATAGGAGTAACAGGCTAATATAATGTGCTAACTAGGAATGTGCAAAGGAGTCAGACTTGTCCAAGTGTATCTGAAGCTACTGCTTGCTCTAGATCACTGGTCTTTAATTAGCAATAGGTCTTCACAGCAGCCCTCAGCCCACTTGTGACGGATGAGGCATTGGAGTTTTACTGCACTGCTGGTTGAGGTTATCTATCGATAGTCACTGGAAGAATGATTAATCCTTGCAATTACCATGTGCTCTCTTCTCTGACATCTAAGCTCAAAGACTCTCTGATTGAGACCTGGTCACTCCTTGAATTTATATCTCTGCTAGTAGCTCAGGGTTTTAATTTTGAGACGTCAGAGGTGTGCTCATGTAGCACTGATCCCTTACATGTTACACTTTATTTCCTTcttggtgggttgaccctggctggatgcccaGTGCCCACCAAAGCTCCTCTATCACTCCCTgcctcagctggacaggagagagaaaatataatgaaaggcttgtgggttgagataagggcagggagctcactcagcaattactgtcataggaaaaacagactcaacttggggaaattagtttaatttattaccaatcaaatcacagtaggataatgagaaataaaaactaaatcttaaaacaccttccccccacccctcccttcttcctgggctcaacttcactcctgattttctctacctcctccccgccagcagcacagggggacgggAAATGgggttgctgtcagttcatcaccGGTTGTCTctgccattccttcctcctcaggggaggactcctcacactccagcatggggtccctcccacgggagacagtcttccacaaacttctccagcgtgagtccttcccatgggctgcagctctccatgaactgctccagtgtgggtcccccatggggtcacaagtcctgccagcgaacctgctccagcgtgggctcctctctccatggggccacaggtcctgccaggcgcctgctccagcatggactccccacagggtcacagcctcctccaggctcatccccctgctccagcgtggggtcctccccagcctgcaggtGGGTCTCGGCTCCACCATGGACCCCCAtgggtgcaggacacagctgcctcaccatgggctgcaccatgggctgcaggggaatctctgctccagcacctggagcacctcctcaccctccttcttcactgaccttggggtctacagagttgtttctctcacatattctcacttctttctccagctgcaattgcccagttgcacagcaactttttccccttcttaaatatgttatcccagaggtacCACctccattgctgatgggctcggccttggccagcggtgggtctgacttggagccagctggcgttggctctatcggacatgggggaagcttctagcagctcctcacagaagctacccctgtagcccccccccccccccaaaaccttgCATGCAAACTCAATACACCTTTGTTACTGGAACTCTGGTCTTTGTCCAGAAGGTGTATTACTCCTGCAGAAAATACTTGAGAAGGTAGTTTGCCTCATTTTGTATACATTTCATTTCTCGCACAGAAACACATATTCATTCCTGCAAATCCTGCTTGCCTAAATCCAGCGATTGAGCCAGCTTCAACTCTTTTGCTTATTTCTTCTCTGCACAATTTCTTGCAAATTCTCCCCTATTCTGAGAGCTAAAAATACATCTGGGTGCTGCCTGGAGGCCATCAGAGAGCACAAAGGAAAGGGTAGCCAGAGCTTCATATGCATTGCTAAGCAATGCATGAAGAGCCTTCCCCACAAATGAGGATGCTCTTGTAACAGCATCCATAAATACAGAAATCCGCCATTCCCAGAAGTGACTGCATATAGAAACACTCTCGCTCATTCTATTTAGCCAGCACCAGGCTTTTCTACAGAAAGTGCAATTGCTAGTGAGAGCTCAAACTTGTAATGATACTGAACAGGTGTAAACTGGAAGAACAACTCAGCAGGGAGAAAAGCTACACCAACTCCTACCCCTGCAATCAGTAAAGCCTTCTCCTCGAGGTTCATGTTTGTATCGGGAAAGGAAAGCAAGCTCTCatcagaaagcaaaccaaataatTTCTGCGTTTTCACTGACTGTGAATTTCCTCTCGACTTCTCAAAGTCCTGTTCTTCTACCAAAGCTCTTGGGAGTGCAGGCTTTCACATCAAACACTGCTAAGGGGGAGACGAAACCAAGATGTAGTTTCCTAGTTACCCAAGTGGGACTCTTTGTCCTATATACACAGAAAACGTGACTTACTAGGTAAGATCTAAACCTCACAAATTAGTACAGATCCCCAAAAGATGACTATTCagataaaatgtttattataGAATGGCTGGTAAACTCCCCTTTCTCTTATTTATTACTGCTCTGTTCAGAACAAACCACATGACGTCACTGAAGAACAGAGTTGCGAAATCCCACATTCCAGACCAGGAACCAGGAATGATTCCCAAATTAGGCAAATGACATGTGAAATATCAGTAAAGcatctacaaggaaaaaaaaaaaaacccacagaaacccCCCCCAAAAGCCTGAAGCCACATAAAACAACTTATGTTCTCCAAAACTGTCATGTTAATGACTCGCCACCTCAAATACATTTACTTAGAAAGTCCTCAGTATCTTGAGAATATGGAGCTAGGATTgcaaagttaatttaaaattcaggAGCAATATTTACAGATTATTTATATAGCAACAATCtacaaatatttcctttggaTACTGCCATTTGACAGAGATTTTGGATGTCTTGCTTCCCACTTTAATGGTATTTTTAGGGGTGGGACTGTAAAAGAGCTTCCACGCTTCCTCTGCTCCAACAGCTTATTTACTTGTTTGAATGTTAATGTGAAAAGCCAGTATAATGTTATTCTGAAAGCTGAGTCCTTGAACGGCTGCAGTTTATTGCAGGGTTGAAAACCTGGAAGATCCTACTCCATGACCATCGTCGAGATGAGGgcccttttcccccttccttaCAGTTTTGGGATTCCTTTCCAGTACAGCATTTCCTGAGGCTGGTTTAGTATTTTCACTTCTGGggtaaaatttccctcttctggCTCCAAAGGAAATTaagacagcaaggacagctggATCAGTTTATGTTGTCTAAAGTTAGCTGAGATGCTGGGAAGTCCTCAGGAGATATACTACCTCCTGGGGCTTTATGCCTCGTTCTCAAGCAAGTTCAGCCACATTCCACCGGTTCAGCCTTTTTAACATACGAAGAGGAAGAGACTACACTAAATACCTTGTAtagctcagaaaaaaatggatCAGAGCTTAGATATTATTTTCTGACGAATCAGTCACTTGAGATTTCTATTGAacagatgggggaaaaaagcccaatcTGAcctaattaaagaacaaaaccaaatgaaattgTAATTGAGCAGTTTCTCAGCATCCCACACAACGTGGTGGAATGTAATGTCCCATTGCACTGCAGAATGGAGACACCATGGAATAAATCTAGGTCCTCCAGGCTCCAAGTACAACATTTAAGGGCAGCCACAGAAGGAGACAATCCTTTGCCGAAAGGAGCAGCAGAATTGCTGGGTGCTGCACATCCACCCGCCCATCCCATGTTGTCCACGTGAAGGGGACGTTCTCTACAGTTCACTTGGTGAGCCACAGGACTAATGCTGCAGAgtggcagccagcagctcagctccaTCTCCTCGAAGGAGGTCACAGACACCTCCAGGCACATGCTCAACTCCTCAGAGCAATGCAGAGGTTGATGGAAGGGTGACCTAAGCCAAGAGGAAgattcctctttctttcagagAGCTTCAGATGTGGCTCCAAGCACCACTGATGTATAATCTCAGCACCAGCCTCCTGAAACGCTCTGCGTTTGGTCACATCTGCATTTCTCTGACATCTTCCAGTGGAAAAGACATGCGGGGTTCACGCAAGAGGTACACAGAGGCATCACTTATGGGACCCCCTGACTCTGCAGGTGCTTAGACATTGCTGATCAGAAGCTAACTGAATGCAAGGAATGCAATAAAAAGCATCCACGTCCTTAAACACCATCACAGAGAGGCTGGTTAAACCCAATTATGTTCAGACCCAGGCAGAAGAGGGCATAAATAATATCCTTAGAAGGTAGGGGACAAGCAAGGGTACAAATGGAATTAATTGCACTTTGCACATGGATAATGCCTTTCTTTTCTTCCGCCTGCTGTGCAGCTTCTCACATGAGCACCAAAAAATCCCAAGAGCATAAACCTACTTCTTAGGGGGACCGGAAACAAGCCAGAAGAATCTTGAGCTTTATCATTTCTAAACTATTTGGAATATGTTTGACACCATACGTACCGGTACAATTGCACCTTGTCAAACAGAGGAACTCTGTAGTGACAATAAATATTAATTCCCTGTGCTGGCTTTCAGCCTCAATCTTACTAGATTGAAATATCTGCCACAggaacataaaaaaacccctgaagtaGCAATAAAAGTCAAACAAAAGTGCCAGATCTAGCATCTACCACTGTCTGGTTTATGCTAGTCAAGTAACAGATGTTTCAggctgtgcctttcagatgaaatTACACTGATATGCTCATACAATGCAGCAAATCCTGTTACAAATTtgcagaatatttatttcaggAATAATTCAGGCTCTATTAAAAACTGGATGTGAAACAGAATTACTTGGCTTACAAAGCCTACAGTGCCCCTTTGCCagtccagcagcacagcagcaatgCTGAGATAATATTAAAGATGATCACAGGAAAATTGCACGTCCAGCAATGTCCATTTTCCGTGCTTTTCAGGAGGATTTTGTCCTGCCCACCCATCCTGCATCACTCAATGGCAAAGCCGGCAGTACTCAGCTCTGAGCAAGCTTAGTAGGAGCCTTTGCCATTCATTTCTCCTGCCCAAGGAACACCAAAGGAATGGATGTGAGGATCAGTGTGGGACATTATCTAGTGGTTACCCATCACTCCTGTCTAATGGCTGAGACTTATGTCAGAATCCCGAGTGGATTCACACCCAGGATTCCTATACAGTGATTGCAAGCATGAGATTTTGAGGGTTAAGAGTGACTTTGACTAGGTACATGCCCAGTGCAACGGCACTGTGGAGCTCTGATTTCACATAGACAAGTAAAGGCGATCAGTTGATGTGGATTTGGACCCTAAGCTCTGCGACCAGACAGAGGTGGTTCTTGCTTTTGAAGGCTCTTACACCTCTTCCTTCATCCTATGGAGAAGCACTGCACTGCAAGAGGAGTGGCAGGATACGGCCAAGGGAAATCTGATAGAGGCCGAGCAGCAGCTGGCAAACATCTCGGAACAGGCAGGGCCAGCATCAGGGTCAGTGTTTACAAATAATAAATCATGTGAGCAGTGCTCACACCAATGTTTGGGAAAGAGTCTGCATCGCCAATTTGACCTCCTGCCCAGCTGgatactatttatttatttatttattttcctgacgAGAAATATACTGGGGCCCCATGTTGGAAACTGGGAAACTACATAAAAGTAAGCAATGAAATAAAGCTGGAACAATGACCGATTCAGACAGTCTAGGGGGCCTCCTGCACATCGTCCACGTCAAAATTTCCTTATCCCAAAGAACTTCCTGCAAAAAAACACAGGATGCTTTTATTACCGAGTGGGTGGCGTTTGGTACAGCATCCCAATAGGCTGGGGAAGGCGCTGAACCACACGTTATTTCACCGCCACCTTTCCTACGGGACACTGCCAGCAGGAATACAGCTCTGTAGTCTTTTTCACAGTTTAGTCACACGTTTGTATAGATTATACCCTGCCATGCCGACCCTGAAGTATAGAGTTTAACAGGAAGGAAATcagctctttcttccttccccttttctctgtttcacttCATTTCTGCAGCAACATGCCCCTCTCTCCAGACACAGTTATTTTGCAGCGGTGAAGCTCATGCTAATACTAAACACGGAGAGCAAAAGTCAGCTATATCTTAGCAGTATCGCAGCACAGGCTCCCCTGCTCCCTCATCTATTCTCCCTGTCCGGCTTAGCTGATGGCACTGACGCTCAGCACGCCCAGGATGGTTTGCAGAACCGTGGCTGTGATTTCCACGAATCTTAAGGTTTTAAAGATGTGAAATATCAGTAAATAAACTGACCTGGAAGCAAAGCCCAGGTGAGCAGTGGAAAGgcaaaaataaagtaaatttgaTCTAGAAATTCCCGAGTTTGGCAGCTACGCCACGCTGAGCCAGCGGCACCGGGAGGTCCGTACCCTGTTCGACCGCAGTTTGAACCCCGGGCAGACGCTGCGTGTTGCCACTACAAGCGCTCGTTACCGGCGGGGCGAGGGCGGCGGCACCGCGCACGGCGGAGCTCGGAGGGGCCCGCTGGGCCGGCGGGAGGAGCGGCGGGGAGGCGCGGGAggccgcgggcccggccgcccccgccgcccgcgaGCCCCGTCCCCCGGCAGCGGGGCCCCGGCCGCGGGAGGCGGCGCCTCTCGGGGAGgcgggtcgggccgggccggcgcTGCCTTCCGGGGCTCGGCACGGCGGCCGGCGCCGGGCAGGATGCGCTCCGccgccccgctgctgctgctctcggcctgcctgctgctgccgccgctgctgctgccggccGCGCCCGGCGCCCGCGGCAGCCAGGAGCCGGCGGCGGTGAACGGCAgccgcctgcccgccccgccgcccgccgcgcccggcaACCACAGCGGGGCCCAGCTCAGCCCCGTGCCCGCGCTGCTCCGCGACCTCTCCGCGCTGAAGGCCGCCGTCATCGGGGCCTGCGTCCTCACGGCCGCGCTCATCGCCTGCCTCCTGCTCCGCGTCTTCAGGTAGGGCCCGGCTGGGCCGCGCCGCGCCCTCCCCCGGCAGGTGCCGGCGCCGGCCCGAGGCCTCCGCCCGCGGCCTGGGGGGGCTCCCCGTGGCCTCGGCCGAGGAGgcagggggcggccgggggggctcCGGCCGAGGCAGACGCTCAGCGCTGAGCCCCGTTAGCGGCGCCGCTCCCCGGGGAGGCGGGAAGCCGCGGCGGTACCGAGCTCCGCGCCTCTTGGTGATACTCTGAAAGGCTGACTTCAAGCTCAGCATCCCTAAATGCCTCCTGAAACTCCGGGGGAGTcgccgggccgccgccggccTCACACCTCGGCGTCTTCCTCCACTTCTGCAGGAAAATAGGGCAGGAGTTGGTTTTCCAGCGGCTTTTTGCAGGCGTGGGCACACAGGCTGGGTCCGCGGCCGTGGCTGGGGGCTGGGGCGGGCGCAGACCGGCCTGTGACGCTCCATCTGGACACACGGACACGCGTGGGCTTTCTGGCTGTGCGGGGGGTGGGTCGCTGCGGTGGGGGCTGCGGGGTCTCCGTCCGTGGAGATCCTCAAAGCCCAAGAGGACAGCGGGCTCCGGGCGGCCCCgcgtgatctccagaggtcccgtCCAGCCTCAGCCACGCGTGTCTTGTGCGCCCATGGGATGACACAGGTGCCACCCCTGTAGTAACTCATGCTGGATAAAAACGACAAATCgtcattttttctttcaatggAGCTTAAGCAGATGGGCTTAAGGATGTCCAGCGTGGGCAGAAGTAGGTGTTGGTTTAGACCACAGCCCTGATGTGGCTGGAACTGTGATGTGTAA is from Strix aluco isolate bStrAlu1 chromosome 12, bStrAlu1.hap1, whole genome shotgun sequence and encodes:
- the FAM174B gene encoding membrane protein FAM174B isoform X2; its protein translation is MRSAAPLLLLSACLLLPPLLLPAAPGARGSQEPAAVNGSRLPAPPPAAPGNHSGAQLSPVPALLRDLSALKAAVIGACVLTAALIACLLLRVFRSGKRIKKTRKYDIITTPAERVEMAPLNEEDDEDEDSTVFDVKYR
- the FAM174B gene encoding membrane protein FAM174B isoform X1, translating into MRSAAPLLLLSACLLLPPLLLPAAPGARGSQEPAAVNGSRLPAPPPAAPGNHSGAQLSPVPALLRDLSALKAAVIGACVLTAALIACLLLRVFRSGKRIKKTRKYDIITTPAERVEMAPLNEEDDEDEDSTVFDVKYRTTIALSFHDDILIVPRSSGQTNFNK